A genomic window from Streptomyces sp. MST-110588 includes:
- a CDS encoding GNAT family protein yields the protein MFAKALGDGAELRPLEPWQAEEFLAHIDRGREFIGRYVGLPDIVHDLDSTRNWLQLYADRTAADTGRLHGIWLDGRLVGGVLLRVFDTSTGNCEAGCWVEPAAAGRGLATRAVRALIDWAVLVRGMHRVEWQVAPENTPSINIAKRLGMTREGVLRENSPYRGVRQNTEVWSVLAPEWRAAHSPG from the coding sequence ATGTTCGCGAAAGCGCTGGGGGACGGAGCGGAACTACGGCCGCTGGAGCCCTGGCAGGCCGAGGAGTTCCTCGCACACATCGACCGCGGCCGGGAGTTCATCGGCCGGTACGTCGGCCTGCCCGACATCGTCCACGACCTCGACTCCACGCGGAACTGGCTCCAGCTCTACGCCGACAGGACCGCCGCCGACACCGGCCGGCTCCACGGCATATGGCTGGACGGACGTCTGGTCGGCGGTGTCCTCCTGCGCGTCTTCGACACCTCCACGGGCAACTGCGAGGCCGGCTGCTGGGTGGAGCCGGCCGCCGCCGGACGCGGCCTGGCCACCCGTGCCGTACGCGCCCTCATCGACTGGGCGGTGCTGGTGCGCGGCATGCACCGCGTGGAGTGGCAGGTCGCCCCGGAGAACACACCGAGCATCAACATCGCCAAGCGGCTCGGCATGACCCGCGAGGGAGTCCTGCGGGAGAACTCGCCCTACCGGGGCGTACGGCAGAACACCGAGGTCTGGTCCGTACTCGCCCCCGAATGGCGGGCCGCGCACAGCCCCGGCTGA
- the fbaA gene encoding class II fructose-bisphosphate aldolase: protein MPIATPEVYNEMLDRAKAGKFAYPAINVTSTQTLHAALRGFAEAESDGIIQISTGGAEFLGGQYNKDMVTGAVALAEFAHVVADKYDITVALHTDHCPKDKLDGYVRPLLEISEKRVAKGQNPLFQSHMWDGSAETLADNLAIGQELLAKAAAAKIILEVEITPTGGEEDGVSHEINDELYTTVEDALRTAEALGLGEKGRYLLAASFGNVHGVYKPGNVVLRPELLKDLQEGVGAKYGKQSPFDFVFHGGSGSTEQEIATALENGVVKMNLDTDTQYAFTRPVADHMFRNYDGVLKVDGEVGNKKTYDPRSWGKLAEAGMAKRVTEACANLRSTGTKLK from the coding sequence ATGCCCATCGCAACCCCCGAGGTCTACAACGAGATGCTCGACCGGGCGAAGGCAGGCAAGTTCGCCTACCCGGCCATCAACGTGACCTCGACGCAGACTCTGCACGCAGCGCTGCGCGGCTTCGCCGAGGCCGAGAGCGACGGCATCATCCAGATCTCCACCGGTGGCGCGGAGTTCCTGGGCGGCCAGTACAACAAGGACATGGTGACCGGCGCCGTCGCGCTCGCCGAGTTCGCGCACGTCGTGGCCGACAAGTACGACATCACCGTCGCGCTGCACACCGACCACTGCCCCAAGGACAAGCTGGACGGCTACGTCCGCCCGCTCCTGGAGATCTCCGAGAAGCGCGTCGCCAAGGGCCAGAACCCGCTGTTCCAGTCCCACATGTGGGATGGCTCGGCCGAGACCCTGGCCGACAACCTGGCCATCGGCCAGGAGCTGCTGGCCAAGGCCGCCGCCGCCAAGATCATCCTTGAGGTCGAGATCACCCCGACCGGTGGCGAGGAGGACGGCGTCAGCCACGAGATCAACGACGAGCTGTACACCACGGTCGAGGACGCGCTGCGCACCGCCGAGGCGCTGGGTCTGGGTGAGAAGGGCCGCTACCTGCTCGCCGCCTCCTTCGGCAACGTCCACGGCGTCTACAAGCCGGGCAATGTCGTCCTGCGCCCCGAGCTGCTCAAGGACCTCCAGGAGGGCGTGGGCGCCAAGTACGGCAAGCAGAGCCCGTTCGACTTCGTCTTCCACGGCGGTTCCGGCTCCACCGAGCAGGAGATCGCCACCGCGCTGGAGAACGGCGTCGTGAAGATGAACCTGGACACCGACACCCAGTACGCCTTCACCCGCCCGGTCGCGGACCACATGTTCCGTAACTACGACGGTGTCCTGAAGGTGGACGGCGAGGTCGGCAACAAGAAGACCTACGACCCGCGTAGCTGGGGTAAGCTGGCCGAGGCCGGCATGGCCAAGCGTGTCACCGAGGCGTGCGCCAACCTGCGCTCCACGGGCACCAAGCTGAAGTAA
- the pyrE gene encoding orotate phosphoribosyltransferase — MSDDVRGELLQQIKDKAVVHGKVTLSSGKEADYYIDLRRITLDSEAAPLVGRLMLDITAGLDFDAVGGLTLGADPVATSMLHAAAARGRRLDAFVVRKAQKTHGMQRRIEGPDIKGRRVLVVEDTSTTGGSPLTAVEAAREAGAEVVAVATIVDRGAASAIAEAGLEYITGYRLEDLDLA, encoded by the coding sequence ATGAGCGACGACGTACGTGGCGAGCTGCTTCAGCAGATCAAGGACAAGGCCGTGGTGCACGGCAAGGTGACGCTTTCCTCCGGCAAGGAGGCCGACTACTACATCGACCTGCGCCGGATCACGCTGGACAGCGAGGCGGCCCCGCTGGTCGGCCGGCTGATGCTCGACATCACCGCCGGGCTCGACTTCGACGCGGTCGGCGGGCTGACCCTGGGCGCCGACCCCGTCGCGACCTCGATGCTGCATGCCGCCGCGGCCCGTGGCCGGCGGCTGGACGCGTTCGTCGTACGCAAGGCGCAGAAGACGCACGGCATGCAGCGCCGCATCGAGGGTCCGGACATCAAGGGCCGGCGCGTGCTGGTCGTGGAGGACACCTCCACGACCGGCGGCTCGCCGCTGACCGCCGTCGAGGCGGCGCGGGAGGCCGGTGCCGAGGTCGTCGCGGTGGCCACGATCGTGGACCGGGGTGCCGCATCGGCCATCGCCGAGGCCGGTCTGGAGTACATCACCGGCTACCGACTCGAAGACCTGGACCTGGCCTGA
- a CDS encoding alpha/beta fold hydrolase has translation MCCASGSRRCTPPSRTRSGRRGCWGRPERPAGRGRERKRGRGRERRRKPVKNAAAGEAAAQEEGAAREEVAAREEAALFGLAPVPPDRTVSYGPHPDQVVDLYGYETSYGYGTSYGYGSSYGARPGAGSGAPEPLVVLLHGGFWRVAYDRGYLSPLAAALVRHGLPVALAEYRRVGGGDATGNGSRSGTVTGGGGWPETFQDVTAAIATAVAAVPEARQGTPVVVVGHSAGGHLALLTAARRNPTAAAPADPAAAAPPPTPMQPPPPRPPSPPPPATRSRSSPSRRSPISTAPTRSASATARWPASSAPDPAWRPVWPRPTRCATRPPGRPWRSCTAPRTPTSRWNSPAATPAKPAPPPPSPSTSSPAPPPSPSTSSPPPATTPPSPQARTPSQPS, from the coding sequence ATGTGCTGCGCTTCGGGTTCACGCCGCTGTACACCTCCTTCGCGGACGCGGAGCGGGCGGCGCGGATGCTGGGGACGTCCTGAGCGCCCTGCCGGACGAGGGCGGGAGCGGAAGCGAGGGCGAGGGCGGGAGCGGAGGCGGAAGCCGGTGAAGAACGCGGCGGCCGGGGAGGCGGCGGCGCAGGAGGAAGGGGCGGCCCGGGAAGAAGTGGCGGCCAGGGAGGAGGCCGCGCTGTTCGGGCTCGCGCCCGTGCCGCCGGACCGCACGGTGTCCTACGGGCCGCACCCGGACCAGGTGGTCGACCTGTACGGGTACGAGACTTCGTACGGGTACGGGACTTCGTACGGGTACGGGTCTTCGTATGGGGCGCGTCCGGGCGCCGGAAGCGGAGCGCCGGAGCCCCTGGTCGTCCTGCTGCACGGCGGCTTCTGGCGGGTGGCGTACGACCGCGGATACCTGTCCCCGCTGGCCGCCGCGCTGGTCAGGCACGGCCTGCCGGTCGCCCTCGCGGAGTACCGCAGGGTCGGAGGCGGGGACGCCACCGGGAACGGGAGCAGGTCCGGGACCGTGACCGGCGGCGGTGGCTGGCCGGAGACCTTCCAGGACGTGACGGCCGCCATCGCCACCGCCGTCGCGGCCGTCCCGGAAGCCCGGCAAGGCACACCGGTCGTGGTCGTCGGCCACTCCGCGGGCGGCCACCTGGCCCTCCTCACGGCGGCCCGGCGCAACCCCACTGCCGCCGCCCCCGCCGACCCCGCTGCCGCCGCCCCGCCACCGACCCCGATGCAGCCACCCCCGCCGCGCCCGCCGTCCCCACCGCCCCCGGCCACCCGCTCGCGGTCGTCGCCGTCTCGCCGGTCGCCGATCTCGACCGCGCCCACGCGCTCGGCCTCAGCAACGGCGCGGTGGCCGGCTTCCTCGGCCCCGGACCCGGCATGGCGGCCCGTATGGCCCAGGCCGACCCGATGCGCCACCCGCCCACCGGGGCGCCCGTGGCGATCCTGCACGGCACCGAGGACGCCGACGTCCCGGTGGAACTCTCCCGCCGCTACACCCGCGAAGCCCGCGCCACCTCCCCCGTCGCCCTCCACGAGCTCCCCAGCACCTCCCCCGTCACCCTCCACGAGCTCCCCGCCACCGGCCACTACGCCCCCGTCACCCCAGGCACGGACGCCTTCGCAGCCCTCCTGA
- a CDS encoding tryptophan 2,3-dioxygenase family protein — protein sequence MSQHSDGSRNGHSTEPEPMCPVAAAGGNAGNPDLSIGSRGTTPYEDYVHADVLTHLQHPLSDDPGEMAFLVTTQVMELWFTVIVHEWHTAARALRRDDLPVAMDALKRSTYELEALNAAWKPLARLTPAQFNSFRGALGEGSGFQSAMYRRLEFLLGEKSSSMLVPHRGAPREHAELEKALQEPSLWDEVLHLLRRRGYAVPEEVLDRDLTAKYEPHPAVEAAWAEIYAGPQDSELTQLGEALTDVAELMWRWRNDHLVATRRAMGAKPGTAGSAGVTWLEKRARKNVFPELWTARSHV from the coding sequence ATGTCGCAGCACTCCGACGGGTCCCGAAACGGACACAGCACGGAACCGGAGCCCATGTGCCCGGTGGCCGCCGCGGGCGGCAACGCCGGTAATCCGGACCTGAGCATAGGGAGCCGGGGCACCACCCCGTACGAGGACTACGTCCACGCCGACGTCCTCACCCACCTCCAGCACCCGCTCTCCGACGACCCCGGAGAGATGGCCTTCCTGGTCACCACCCAGGTCATGGAGCTGTGGTTCACCGTCATCGTCCATGAGTGGCACACCGCGGCGCGGGCCCTGCGCCGTGACGACCTGCCGGTGGCCATGGACGCGCTCAAGCGCTCCACGTACGAGCTGGAGGCGCTCAACGCGGCGTGGAAGCCGCTGGCCCGGCTGACCCCCGCGCAGTTCAACTCCTTCCGCGGGGCGCTCGGTGAGGGGTCGGGGTTCCAGTCCGCGATGTACCGGCGGCTGGAGTTCCTGCTCGGCGAGAAGTCGTCCTCCATGCTCGTCCCGCACCGGGGCGCGCCGCGCGAGCACGCCGAACTGGAGAAGGCCCTTCAGGAGCCCAGCCTGTGGGACGAGGTGCTGCATCTGCTCCGGCGCCGCGGGTACGCCGTGCCCGAGGAGGTGCTCGACCGCGACCTCACCGCCAAGTACGAGCCGCACCCGGCCGTCGAGGCGGCCTGGGCGGAGATCTACGCGGGCCCGCAGGACAGCGAACTGACGCAGCTCGGCGAGGCGTTGACCGATGTGGCCGAGCTGATGTGGCGCTGGCGCAACGACCACCTGGTGGCGACGCGGCGGGCGATGGGTGCCAAGCCGGGCACGGCCGGCTCGGCGGGTGTGACCTGGCTGGAGAAACGGGCCCGCAAGAACGTCTTCCCCGAGCTGTGGACGGCCCGCAGCCATGTCTGA
- a CDS encoding histidine kinase yields the protein MYVNDRSQSQPTGLRTEAGLVRGVLRRLHQDLVEGAFAFHPMPPLDENAYQWSRRLLPRRLRRWSRWAPHALVGSLAALIFLSGIGQSSFGFSMVGTLIGSVFSFACTLPIALTLFRPVGAFWLSLGVLGVAALLNPNSGYGGYWSGMASFTHIIVMTLVVLRTRPRLAVEVWLVTMVVITVVCTFRGNGSDLGPFTFFSAVILVSAAAVRAWREERQHVVETETVTAEERSRRTLLEERATIARELHDVVAHHMSVIAIQAEAAPYRVKETPPELATAFSTIRENAVAALTELRRILGVVRSEDPDAFADANPEAPQPTLASLDSLLASVRSAGLTVEAVITGSARPLPQGVELSAYRIVQEALSNTLRHAPGAEARVEISYVLGGLGLRIVNGAPSRLAKPSPGAGHGVLGMRERVQMLGGEMTTGPTEEGGFEVAAFIPVSVSGTGTGPATNASAGEAKS from the coding sequence GTGTACGTGAACGACAGAAGTCAGTCCCAGCCGACCGGCCTGCGTACGGAAGCCGGCCTGGTCCGCGGGGTGCTCCGCAGGCTGCACCAGGACCTGGTCGAAGGCGCCTTCGCCTTCCACCCGATGCCGCCCTTGGACGAGAACGCCTACCAGTGGAGCCGACGCCTCCTGCCGCGGCGGCTGCGCAGGTGGTCCCGCTGGGCGCCGCACGCGCTGGTGGGCTCCCTGGCCGCCCTGATCTTCCTGTCGGGCATCGGGCAGTCGTCTTTCGGCTTCTCCATGGTGGGCACCCTCATCGGGTCGGTGTTCAGCTTCGCCTGTACGCTGCCGATCGCACTGACCCTCTTCCGCCCGGTCGGCGCCTTCTGGCTGTCGCTCGGCGTGCTGGGTGTGGCCGCGTTGCTCAACCCGAACAGCGGCTACGGCGGCTACTGGTCCGGTATGGCCTCCTTCACCCACATCATCGTCATGACACTGGTCGTGCTGCGCACCCGGCCGCGACTGGCCGTGGAAGTGTGGCTGGTCACCATGGTCGTGATCACCGTCGTGTGCACCTTCCGGGGCAACGGCTCCGACCTCGGTCCCTTCACGTTCTTCTCCGCGGTGATCCTGGTCTCGGCCGCCGCCGTCCGCGCCTGGCGCGAGGAGCGGCAGCACGTCGTGGAGACCGAGACGGTCACCGCCGAGGAGCGCTCGCGCCGTACGCTGCTGGAGGAGCGCGCGACCATCGCCCGCGAACTGCACGACGTGGTCGCCCACCACATGTCCGTCATCGCCATCCAGGCGGAGGCCGCGCCGTACCGCGTCAAGGAGACGCCGCCGGAGCTGGCGACGGCGTTCTCGACCATCCGGGAGAACGCCGTGGCCGCGCTGACCGAGCTGCGGCGCATCCTCGGTGTCGTACGGTCCGAGGACCCGGACGCCTTCGCCGACGCCAACCCCGAGGCGCCGCAGCCCACCCTCGCCAGCCTCGATTCGCTGCTGGCCAGCGTGCGTTCGGCGGGACTGACCGTCGAGGCGGTGATCACCGGTTCGGCCCGGCCGCTGCCGCAGGGCGTGGAGCTGTCCGCGTACCGCATCGTGCAGGAGGCGCTGAGCAACACGCTGCGCCATGCGCCGGGCGCCGAGGCACGGGTGGAGATCTCTTATGTGCTGGGCGGGCTGGGACTGCGTATCGTCAACGGTGCCCCGAGCCGGCTGGCCAAGCCCTCGCCGGGGGCCGGGCACGGAGTACTGGGCATGCGGGAGCGCGTACAGATGCTGGGTGGGGAGATGACCACCGGGCCCACCGAGGAGGGCGGGTTCGAGGTCGCGGCCTTCATCCCGGTGTCGGTTTCGGGTACGGGGACGGGGCCGGCCACGAACGCGTCGGCGGGGGAGGCGAAGTCATGA
- a CDS encoding aldose 1-epimerase has translation MQTQAQTNGVRLAAGDAELTIHPDNGCRIASLRVGGRELLRQGAKYGCFPMVPWCGRIEHGRFRNGGEVHQMPLNSPPHAIHGTGRNLAWKTARASATSAAFTYDLADPAAPWPYPGTVTQLVELAADGSSLTLTMGVETYADSFPAQAGWHPWFVRNLDADEAAGGATGGGTEDAAGDVRIDFAAEWQEERGADHLPTGRRIVPTPGPWDDCFGMPQGVDVTLTWPGELELKVTSRAEWVVVFDEQPAAVCVEPQSGPPNGLNTMPRLVTPIDPLEISTTWSWRALG, from the coding sequence GTGCAGACGCAGGCGCAGACGAACGGTGTACGGCTGGCCGCCGGTGACGCCGAGCTGACCATTCACCCCGACAACGGCTGCCGCATCGCGAGCCTGCGCGTGGGCGGGCGGGAACTGCTGCGGCAGGGCGCCAAGTACGGCTGCTTCCCGATGGTGCCGTGGTGCGGCCGGATCGAGCACGGGCGGTTCCGTAACGGCGGCGAGGTGCACCAGATGCCGCTGAACTCCCCGCCGCACGCCATCCACGGCACCGGCCGCAACCTCGCCTGGAAGACGGCCCGCGCGAGCGCCACCTCGGCCGCCTTCACCTACGACCTCGCCGACCCGGCCGCCCCCTGGCCGTACCCCGGAACGGTCACCCAGCTCGTCGAGCTGGCGGCGGACGGCAGCTCGCTCACCCTGACCATGGGCGTGGAGACGTACGCCGACTCCTTCCCCGCGCAGGCGGGCTGGCATCCATGGTTCGTACGGAATCTCGACGCGGACGAGGCTGCCGGTGGCGCCACCGGAGGCGGCACGGAAGACGCGGCCGGAGACGTACGGATCGACTTTGCGGCCGAGTGGCAGGAGGAGCGCGGCGCGGATCACCTGCCCACCGGGCGGCGGATCGTCCCGACGCCCGGCCCCTGGGACGACTGCTTCGGCATGCCGCAGGGGGTGGACGTCACCCTCACCTGGCCGGGGGAGCTGGAGCTGAAGGTGACCAGCCGCGCCGAGTGGGTGGTCGTCTTCGACGAGCAGCCGGCGGCGGTCTGTGTGGAGCCGCAGTCCGGCCCGCCGAACGGCCTGAACACCATGCCGCGGCTGGTCACGCCGATCGACCCGCTGGAGATCTCCACCACGTGGTCCTGGCGCGCCCTGGGGTGA
- a CDS encoding DUF3151 domain-containing protein: MAIHENLLGGPPPTHLPDDPEPRELLASGAAPADVAAKYPTSSLAWAQLADDAFQAGRVVESYAYARTGYHRGLDALRRAGWKGHGPVPFEHEPNRGFLRALHALARAAQAIGEQEEYERCTTFLRDSSPTAADTLS; encoded by the coding sequence ATGGCCATTCACGAGAACCTGCTCGGGGGACCGCCCCCGACCCACCTGCCCGACGACCCCGAGCCCCGCGAACTGCTCGCCTCGGGCGCGGCCCCGGCCGATGTCGCCGCCAAGTACCCGACCTCCTCCCTGGCGTGGGCGCAGCTCGCCGACGACGCCTTCCAGGCCGGCCGGGTCGTCGAGTCCTACGCCTATGCCCGTACGGGCTACCACCGCGGTCTGGACGCGCTGCGCCGGGCTGGCTGGAAGGGCCACGGTCCGGTGCCCTTCGAGCACGAGCCCAACCGCGGTTTCCTGCGCGCGCTGCACGCCCTGGCACGGGCCGCGCAGGCGATCGGTGAGCAGGAGGAGTACGAGCGCTGCACGACCTTCCTGCGCGACTCCTCCCCGACGGCGGCGGACACCCTTTCCTGA
- the kynU gene encoding kynureninase, with the protein MSESLMTREQGDEGREERAEYEGREEYEEREEYEGLAGRPEPVVADLFERARAQDAADQLASVRERFVLDEAVYLDGNSLGALPRAVPGRIADVIAREWGELRIRSWTESGWWMAPERIGDRIAPLVGAAPGRIVVGDSTSVNVFKAVVGGVRMAGEDRDEILVDETTFPTDGYIARSAARLTGRTLRPVQPARIPQEAGPRTALALVNHVDYRTGRLNDLPGITAALHEAGALAVWDLCHSAGALPVGLDAHGVDLAVGCTYKYLNGGPGSPAYLYVRQDLQQRFDSPLPGWNSHAEPFGMASRYSPADGIVRGRVGTPDILSLLALEAALEVWDGVRIESVRAKSLALTDFFLDCVQAYAPPGRVRVLTPREHALRGSQVALGCAGAGAVMTELIRRGVIGDFRHPDVLRFGFTPLYTSFADAERAARMLGTS; encoded by the coding sequence ATGTCTGAATCACTGATGACGCGGGAGCAGGGGGACGAAGGGCGCGAGGAGCGCGCGGAATACGAGGGTCGCGAGGAGTACGAGGAGCGCGAGGAGTACGAGGGTCTCGCGGGACGGCCCGAGCCGGTGGTCGCGGACCTCTTCGAGCGCGCCCGGGCGCAGGACGCGGCGGACCAACTCGCCTCCGTACGCGAACGGTTCGTGCTGGACGAGGCGGTCTACCTCGACGGGAACTCCCTGGGCGCGCTGCCCCGTGCCGTACCCGGCCGGATCGCCGATGTCATCGCCCGCGAATGGGGCGAGCTGCGGATCCGGTCGTGGACCGAGTCCGGCTGGTGGATGGCGCCCGAGCGGATCGGCGACCGGATCGCCCCGCTCGTCGGAGCGGCGCCGGGCCGGATCGTGGTCGGCGACTCCACCAGCGTCAACGTCTTCAAGGCCGTGGTCGGCGGCGTACGGATGGCGGGCGAGGACCGCGACGAGATCCTGGTCGACGAGACGACGTTCCCCACCGACGGCTACATCGCCCGGTCCGCGGCCCGGCTGACCGGCCGTACGCTACGGCCCGTCCAGCCCGCGCGGATTCCGCAGGAGGCCGGCCCGCGCACCGCCCTGGCGCTGGTCAACCACGTCGACTACCGCACCGGCCGGCTCAACGACCTGCCCGGCATCACCGCCGCGCTGCACGAGGCCGGCGCGCTGGCGGTCTGGGACCTGTGCCACAGCGCGGGTGCGCTGCCGGTCGGGCTGGACGCGCACGGCGTCGACCTCGCGGTCGGCTGCACGTACAAGTACCTCAACGGCGGCCCGGGTTCGCCGGCCTACCTGTACGTACGCCAGGACCTCCAGCAGCGGTTCGACTCCCCGCTGCCGGGCTGGAACTCGCACGCCGAGCCGTTCGGGATGGCGTCCCGCTACTCACCGGCCGACGGCATCGTGCGGGGCCGCGTCGGCACGCCGGACATCCTCTCGCTGCTCGCCCTGGAAGCGGCGCTGGAGGTCTGGGACGGCGTACGCATCGAATCCGTACGGGCCAAGAGCCTGGCGCTGACCGACTTCTTCCTCGACTGCGTCCAGGCGTACGCGCCGCCCGGCCGGGTCCGCGTCCTGACGCCGCGCGAGCACGCCCTGCGGGGCAGCCAGGTGGCGCTGGGGTGCGCGGGCGCGGGCGCGGTGATGACCGAACTGATCCGCCGCGGAGTGATCGGCGACTTCCGCCACCCGGATGTGCTGCGCTTCGGGTTCACGCCGCTGTACACCTCCTTCGCGGACGCGGAGCGGGCGGCGCGGATGCTGGGGACGTCCTGA